The Hordeum vulgare subsp. vulgare chromosome 7H, MorexV3_pseudomolecules_assembly, whole genome shotgun sequence DNA window TTTCTATAAAATGCAAAATACGGTTCGGCACCGACTAAAagatggaccgcgggttgattatctaaaactgTGAGGACTTTTCTGCAAAAGGACAGAAAACGGTTTGTTCTGACTTAAAGTTGAACCGCGGGTTAATTAACTGAAACTATAAGGGCTTTTCTGTAAAATGACCGATGACGGACGACAAAAGCGCGCAGGGGAGATACAACACCTCTTGAAGCACTGTTTTTGAGCCTAAGTGTTTTATAAGTTAGTTATTTTTATATATACAACAtctattgaagatgctctaataGATCGCGGCACTGTTTTTGAGCCTAAGTGTTTTATAAGTTAGTTATTTTTATATATATAACATCTATTGGACATGCTCTAATAGATTGCGTTATGTGAAGTTAAGAGAAATCTAAGGGTTATGAGTTGTCTGTACTTTCCTTAACAGTGACTTTGTAATGTCTCAGCTAAACTATTTGTGAGGTCTTACAGCGAGATCCGtgtatttttttttcttgtttctcTAATGTTATGTCATTTAATTGAGACTTGATTAAGTATTGAGTCGACTAAGATATAGCCACACCATTTGCTTATAATTACGGTGCCTGAATTTTCTAACCATCGGTAAGATGTGGCATGCATCGCACTCGTCCAAGTTTACACAACATCCGTCCTCATCGAAGAACTTGCTAGCCTCTCTGCCGTCGCTACCCAAGCTCCCGATCGCCATGCCATGCATGAGCAGCGTTGGTTGCGTCAGAGCGGCTTCCTGTGCGCGGAGGAGGCCATGAGCACGGACATGGCGACGACGAACATGAAGAGCATGCTCCCCAGCAGCGTGTACGTCCTCCTCGACGACCTCCGGTACTCCCCGAACAGCACCACGCCCCAGAACGTGCTCACCAGCGGCAGCGCCTGCACGGAGTCCGCCGCCGCGTACCCGGCCGCCTGCCCGGCCATGAACGTGAACGCGTTGCCCAGCCCGGACACCATCCCCGCCAGCAGCgccagccccctcccctccccgtcggcgaggTACGCCCGCAGCGTCGACCGCGGCACGCCGGCCACGGGGCGGTAGAGGCACCACACGTTGAGCGCCACGCCGACGACCAGCGAGGAGAGGCAGAAGTAGAAGTAGGCGGTGTAGACCACCAGGTGCGGCACGCCGTCGCGCAGCGTGTGCCACTGGTCGTTGGTCGCCAGGTTGAACGCCGGCGCGAACAGCGAGTAGCACACCCCCGCGAACGTCACGATCGCCAGCCCCACCAGCGTGTTGGACCCGAGGACCTGTGAGATGTTCATCTCCTCGATCGTCAGCAAAAGAAAACACATACTGTGTGTTCTTTGGTTGTTCAGAAAATGTCTGCAGGTAAATGATGTTCAGTTCTACTCCGAGAAATATATGGATTTTCATTGTTTCTTCGTTTTTTTGCAGGGAAGCTCTGCAGTTCAATCATGATAAAGTACTACTATTCTTCAGGTACCTACCTTGATTGATCTTTTGTCCTCGAGATCAATAAGGAAATCTGCTGTTCCTGCCTCGACTTTCTCCACCGCCTTTGGTAGTGCGGGCTTTGCTTCTTCACAATCCTTTGGTTCCTCTGTTGTCAATTGAATGATTATTACTTTTTTGACGGTGATTGAAAGATGATCATTTTCTGATTATAATGACACAAGTTGTTTCTTTGAAGGGAAAGTACCTTCTTCAAGGAGGCGCTGGGTGAGATCTTCCTTTGCAGTGTTCCTGTCAAGAATTCAGCAAAGTGATCTTCAGATGCAGTGCTTAAAATATTCACAGATCCACAACTAAAATTTTGGTGAAAAGGAAAGAAGCCCGTTCCTTACTTTCACCAAATGGAaaggaagaagcagaagcagagaTGAGACTGTACCCAGTAGAGTAGTTTCTGGAGTTTGATAGCTTCTCCTGGTTGTCAGCAGCATTAGAGGAGTGGACAAGTGAGCCTAGGCACGCTGCAATCAGAAAACATCCGACGCCGGGGAAGAGAACCTCCGCCCTGTTGATCCGGCCGTCCAGAAAATAGTTCAGTGTCGTCCCTACAACAGTAATTTCAGTCATTCACTTATCTTCAGATAATGATGCTGGAACAGCTGCAGCTTGAAACATCCATGTACTTCCTACCTATGACAACCTTGAGACTTGAGGCCATGACCTCGGTGACCGAAAGCCCGACGTATGCCCAGCCGTACTGCGTGGCCACGGTGCCGAGGGTGATCACCACGCCGCCCGCCAGCGCAAACATGATGGACGGCCAGTAGTCCTGGATTGTTCGTTCAATACAGATATAGTTAGGACAATTGCACCATCATATACACTGAGCAAAGCCTGATGTACCAACTGAACTTGTGGCTTCACTTATGTCAGTTAAACTTCAGTTCAGAAAGGCTGAAAGCCAGGCCAACTTCAGGTGCTGTCTGAATTTCAGTCTTGCATATACATGTTGACCCTTTCTTTCTATGCGATGCGAGGAAGGAATGACGACAGTGATAATTGAGCTACCTGCGGCTGGGTGAGCTGAGTGAGGAAATTGGGCGTCTCCGGCGTGTCGCCGCCGATCTGGCCGAATGTGAGGGCGATCAGCACGGCGGCCAGGAAGTTGGTGATGGAGTAGTCGAGGTACGTGTGCTGCGGCAGCCGTCCCCGGCGCTCCAGCACGGCGAGGACGACCGGCCAGGTGCCGAGGAGCACCAAGGCCGCCGCCATCAGCCCGATGGCTCCGCCGATGTCCTTCACCAGATACATCTGATCTTTGTGACGGCGGCTTCAGGAAATTGTGAACAACAGTCAGTACAGGTAAGAAAGATGACGGCTTTCCTTAAAAAACTGAATCTGTCTACACATCAGACCCAGCCTCGGTTACCACTGAAAAATGAAGATGTTAACTAGAGAAGAGCTCTGGATGGAACAGTTCAGCAAGTCAACATGCAAGAAGATTCATAGGTCTGCCTCTGCCCGGGAAACCACAACCATCATGTATAAATAAGCACTTGCAAGGCATtagcaaaggaaaaaaaacatgCAAGATGGACCAGGAAGCTCTAGAATCTGCTCCGGAGACAGATCTGGGAGTGGGAGAAGGAAGGGAAAATATGCTTAAAGCGGCATGTTCCTTTGTCAGAAGAACAATGGGGGAAGTCAGCAGTGCATGTGCAAGGGGTAAAAAACTAAAAATGCTCTTGCATCTTCTTTTGTCAGAAAAGAATCGTTGAACAGCCAAGCAAATCGCTAGTAAAACGGAATGAAAAAAATTGCTCGAGGAAGAGCAGAAGCGGCGGTGGTAGATCGAGCTCAAGCTTTCAGATCCTACGTACCAGTTACGGCCAACCAAAGATGAGGCTGCTCTTGCTGATTGTTGAGCCCGAGAGTGTGTATGTGTATGGTGTATATATGCAGTCCTCCACCGGAGAGTGCCTTTTTTTATGAATGTTTGTGGTGTCTCTGGAAGCTCCACGGTGAGCTGAGCTGTGGATATGTGATGAGGAGAATGGAGATTGCTCACGGACCGTGAGAGGCTGGCGCGGGTCCCGCCCATGAGGTAGGCGTGCTGTCCGCTAGCGTGCTCTTCATCTGCTAGGTGGACTGTACTCAATTATTGCTTTATCTTAATCTGCTTTACTCCACACGATATAAATACAGCAACTTGATCACAGCTAGGGTAGTCATAGGAGACGGAGAGAAGAGGTGCCGCTGAACCACAGGTGCCTAGTCGCACATGCTGCTCAGTTTAAGGACCGCCTGCAACACGTGAGACGTGAATATGGATGCAGCGGGCCAGCGGATTGTCGGTCCAATTAGAGCATTTTACAGGAGAAGACTCCTACCCGTCTCAAACGTTCGGACAAACTTGCTGATTTATGACCGGTTAAAAAAACATGACCTATCTAAACCTTTCAAATTTTTCATAGACATACGGATTTATCGACACCCTCCATATTCAGTTCAAATCTAGAACGGATATGGAGCAGCCTGGGCATGCTTGGACGTGTCCGTCACGTCCTACCTAACAGGCCCGGCCCACCATTGTTCCCTCAAGGACCGCTCCTCCACACGGGCATCGACGGGTGCTAGTGCCTGTGTCGTTGGTCTGCACGCGCACTCCGGAATCGGAGGCGTGCGCTGTCCACCGTGAAAGGCAGGGGGCAAGGGAGAGGGAAGCGGCGGAGCAGTCTGCACACTCCCGTCGCGGGATGCCGGCGGAGCCCAAcaaggacgaacgcctcctcgtctAGGTGTACCGCACGCCGGTCCCTCACGACGGCGAAAACGGAGGCTCGATGCCTTCGACGAAAGAACGCCAAGACGCTCCTGCTTGCTATCAAGCAGTCAGAGCGTGTTGCGAAGGACGTAGCGGCGGAGGCGGCTTGGATCATCAAGCCAAAGCGGGAAGAGGACGAGGCGGTCCATCGGATGAAGGGGCTCATCGTCCTTTCCGACTCCAATGACGAAGACGGTGCTTGATCACGTATAACACCTCTATGGCATGTGTGTAGTATGGATATAAAATGTCCGATATAAGATATGGAGATGCCGAGTACCAAATTTAAGGGTTGTCCGGCCAGTGCCCACAGACGTGACCGGGCGCGTCCGCAGGTGTTTAAGGATTCGTATTTGCAGGTTGTGgctgttagagcatctacaactggaTCCCTCAAACCCTTCTCAAATGTCCGGGCAGACCGCCCACTCATGAAAAAGCGACACAGACGGGCCCCTCAAATCGGTCATAAATGCCCGGGCTGACCGGCACCACTcatttccagcccaaatatgaAATGGATATGGGGTATCCCGGACGCGCCCGGGAACGTCGCCTGCCCCGCAGTGCCCCGCGTTGGCCCGCATCTACCCCACATATGTTCGTCCCCATTCGCTCGTCGGACCAAACCCAAGCCACTACACTCCACTCTCCTCAACTCCCATCCGCCACCCAAGCTCACCGCCAGCATAGCGGGCAGCGGATCTGAGTCCTTCAGCTCCAGGCCCGTCGACCAGGAGCTCGTCACACGCGACACAGAGGAGGAGATGGCCGTCCGTCTTGCGCTCCGTTGCTCCCGGGAGGCGGCCGCATGACAACAGCGCTCGGACTTGCAACGCCGGGAATCCATTGCGTCCGCAGAACCGATGCTTGAATCCGGCGTCGCTGCCTCACCGAAGACAGTGCGTTTCGTCTGGCGTctgtgttggggaacgccgcatgggaaacaaaaattttcctacgcgcacgaagacctatcatggtgatgtccatctacgagaggggatgagtgatctacgtacccttgtagatcgtacagcagaagcgttagagaacgcggttgatgtagtggaacgtcctcacgtccctcgatccgccccgcgaacaatcccgcgatcagtcccacgatctagtaccgaacggacggcacc harbors:
- the LOC123407384 gene encoding uncharacterized protein LOC123407384 isoform X1, encoding MYLVKDIGGAIGLMAAALVLLGTWPVVLAVLERRGRLPQHTYLDYSITNFLAAVLIALTFGQIGGDTPETPNFLTQLTQPQDYWPSIMFALAGGVVITLGTVATQYGWAYVGLSVTEVMASSLKVVIGTTLNYFLDGRINRAEVLFPGVGCFLIAACLGSLVHSSNAADNQEKLSNSRNYSTGNTAKEDLTQRLLEEEEPKDCEEAKPALPKAVEKVEAGTADFLIDLEDKRSIKTFSEQPKNTQYVFSFADDRGDEHLTGPRVQHAGGAGDRDVRGGVLLAVRAGVQPGDQRPVAHAARRRAAPGGLHRLLLLLPLLAGRRRGAQRVVPLPPRGRRAAVDAAGVPRRRGGEGAGAAGGDGVRAGQRVHVHGRAGGRVRGGGLRAGAAAGEHVLGRGAVRGVPEVVEEDVHAAGEHALHVRRRHVRAHGLLRAQEAALTQPTLLMHGMAIGSLGSDGREASKFFDEDGCCVNLDECDACHILPMVRKFRHRNYKQMVWLYLSRLNT
- the LOC123407384 gene encoding ureide permease 1-like isoform X2 yields the protein MYLVKDIGGAIGLMAAALVLLGTWPVVLAVLERRGRLPQHTYLDYSITNFLAAVLIALTFGQIGGDTPETPNFLTQLTQPQDYWPSIMFALAGGVVITLGTVATQYGWAYVGLSVTEVMASSLKVVIGTTLNYFLDGRINRAEVLFPGVGCFLIAACLGSLVHSSNAADNQEKLSNSRNYSTGNTAKEDLTQRLLEEEEPKDCEEAKPALPKAVEKVEAGTADFLIDLEDKRSIKVLGSNTLVGLAIVTFAGVCYSLFAPAFNLATNDQWHTLRDGVPHLVVYTAYFYFCLSSLVVGVALNVWCLYRPVAGVPRSTLRAYLADGEGRGLALLAGMVSGLGNAFTFMAGQAAGYAAADSVQALPLVSTFWGVVLFGEYRRSSRRTYTLLGSMLFMFVVAMSVLMASSAHRKPL